AATTCCGGATCAATCATCAAGATGTCCGGCTCACGGACGGTGGTGTCGCTGACCAGCGGGTAGCGCCACCAGCCGAAGGCCTCGCGGTCTTGGAAGGCGACTTTGACGGCCTCGAAGACCCGTTGTTCGCCCTGTTCGCCGGCGAACTTGAAGGCTTCCGTCTGGAGAAATTCAGCCATTGTGTAACGTGAAAGAGGCGAGTGCCCAGAGGCATCCTCTGGGCAAAGGAGAGTGTCTACCAGATGAGACTTCGTACATGCAGAATCTATATACCCCATTAACTAGAACATTCGTATATTCTTTCAGAAATGCTTTTCGGTAGCCACGCTCTTAGAGATCTCCGTCGTATGTCTAAAGCAGAAGTGATAATGGATACATTGTAAATTGCTTTATCTGCTCAAGTAATTCCTAATTACGCTGAGCATTCTGGCAAACTCAAGAGGTTGTCAGGTTGTTCTCCATCATTTTTCGTCTTCAAATACTTGACGTTATTCCTGGTGGCAATAATCACATCAACTTCGTGACCCCCAGCGTACACATGAAAGGTGTAGGCGCCATTCTCGATCCCGGCAATAGCAGCTTGACTTGAAAGCTGCCATGGACCACCCCCTACCGCACCTGTAGACCCTTCAATGGCTTGAATGCGCTCATGGGCATTCCTACGATTCGTTTTTTGAATTCAGGTAACGCGCCGTCGACCTGGTGCCATGCAGACTCCTGTTTGAGTTTCTTACCGTTAGATTGTCACTTCAGCTAGAACCTGATTGACGCACTGATTAGGTCTTGAGTGGTTGTCAGCGGTACTCCAGTCGCCACTCGCTGCGGAGACACCGTGAAGTTTGGCCACCTGCATGCAGCGCCAGTTGTGCGAGTGTCCTGAGCCAAGCTGGACTGAGCCACGGCTGCTCTCGCCTCCCGACTGATACGCGAGCATATTCAATACACCGTTCTTGTACCCAATGGTATGTGGGCAGAGGACACGATGATGACCGCCATATGTGGCCTCAATAGGCGTCTTTGTCCTGATAGCTTGAATGATGAGGTCAACGATGTGTTGCGATGTCATGCCATCCTTTCTGCAACAGGAATAGAGAATCATTTGAAAAGATATTTACTTAGGTCAGTTTAGGTAATGAGATACTTTTCAAGCCTGAACTTTTGGTATTGAATGACAAGAAAAGTTGTAGAGAGGTAACCGCTGATGTCTGACCGTTCGCGAGAGTGAGAACCGCGTTCTCAGCTTGTCCTACTTTCCAGTGCTCGGGGCTACAGGTGGAGCGGCATTCGGGCCGATGTACCCGATGGGGTCCGCGTGGGCGACCGTAGAAAGAGTGACCAAGACGGTGAGAACACCGGCCAGGAAAGGCTTGAGCTTCATTTGTGCCTCCGTTGTGGGAGGCAAGGTAGAAAGCCTGCGTATTCCTCTAATACCGGTCAAAACGGCGTCTGTATTGGGTACACTGGACGCTAATCTCTGGAGGACCCGTGAACAGCATCCTCAACGCCTTTCTCAGCGGTAACTACGCCCAGGGCCTAGCGCAATTCAACGCCCTTCACCAGCCCACGGCGGCGGACCAACGGTGGGCCGGCTCGTGCGCCCTGAATCTCGACCAGAATCCCCTGGCCAAGGACCTGTTCCTCCAAGCGCGGGACGCCTACCCTGGCGCTGGAGTTGGCCTGGCCACGGTCTACCGGATGACCCACGAGTATCCGCTGGCCTGGGCGGCGCTGGAGCGAGTAGACCCGGCTAACTTGGATGCGCTCAATCTCGCCTTGTATTGGCGCGAGATCGGTGCGCTGCGCTACGTCGAAGGGCAGCTGTCCGCCGCGACGCACGCGCTGGAACACGCCTGGGCAGCCGTGCTGGCTTCACCGGAAGGGGGTGCGCTCAAGGGCACAGTGGCGCAGACGCTCGCGTTCATGTACAGCGTTCGGGGTCTGGACCAGCAGGCTGAAGTGTTTCTGGCCCACGCGCTGGCCGCGTCCTCTCCAGCCCGCCGCGTGTACGTCCTCGCCGCCCGGGCCTTAAGGCGAATCTATCTGGGGCGGGTTAGAGAGGCCAAGGCCGACTTGGACGAGGCTGAACCGCTCGCTCTTGGGGGCCTTACCCACAGCAGGGGCCATTGTGCGCTATACCGCCGGCCTCCTGGCCTGGTCAACAGGTGCTCTGCAAGAGGCTGTGGACGTCCAGGTGCAGGCGCTTCAATGGGCACAGGCCTCTGGAGACCGTGAGCTTGAGGCGTACGTCCACCTGGCATTGGTCACCGTGCACACGGCGAAAGGTGAGCTGCAGACAGCTCGACAACACTTGGCCGGCCTGCGGCTGTTGGGCGTCAACCCGCATGTTGAGCATCTCCGCGACCTGCGAACGGCGGCTCTGGCCATTCAAGCGGGTCAGGGGACGTCGGACGTAGCGGCTGAGCTGGCCACGCTCGGGACCACGTTTGAGGTGGGTGGGCGAATGCGCGAAGCCGCGTGGACCTGGCTGCAGGCGGCGGAGGCGTCGCTCGCGTTGGCGCAACCTCAGGCTGCAGAGCAGGCGCTGAGCCGCGCGGTGGACGCGCGGCATGCGATGCACAGTGGCGCGTCGCTCGTGCCGGAGCTGCGCTCGTTGCCGAGGCTCCTGGCACTGCTTGAGGACTTACCAGTGGACCATTACGCTACCGCCTTGCAGGCTGATCTTCGCCAGGCTCAGGTGCGACCGATGCGAGTTCATCTTCAGACCCTCGGGACGTCCGTCATTCTGGTGGATGGGCAGCCGGTCGCGCTGGACTACACGCGAGGGATGGAGATTCTGACGTTTCTGCTGCGGCGTCCCCGGGCGTCGGCGGAGGACGTGATCACAGCGCTGTTCGATCAGGATCCAAAGCGGTCGCGCAACTATTTCCATCAGGTGCGGTACGACCTGGCAGAGAAAATTCAAGGTCTGACTATCTCTGCTTCCCCGAAGCGCACGTATGAGGTGAAGGGGGATGGGGTGCAGCTGACATGGGATGTTCAGATGATGGCGGTAGCCTTGGCGGAGCGGACAGAGGTGGGGGTGCACCGAGCCCTTGATCTGTATGCGGGGCCGTTCCTTCCGAGAGCAGAGGGGGAATGGGTCCAGGGAGAACGCGAAGATATGGCGTGGAAGCTGATTCAAGTGGGACTGGAGTTGATGGAGGATTGGTCGAGGACGCAGCAGTACGAGAAGTGCGTGACGCTGGCGGGCCGGCTGCTGGAAGTGGACCCGTTCGATGAGTCAGTGAACGCGTTCATGATTCGTGCGGTTCACGAGTTGGGGGAACATCCGGCTCGGCAAGCGGCGGTGGCGCGATTGAGGCGGCGGTTTGAGGCGGAGATGGGGGAGTTGCCGCCGGCGCTCCTCGCGCTGCAGCGGGAGCCGACGAGTTTGAACTGAGACACGAAACCCGCTCCAGCGGTGGTGCCGGAGCGGGTGAAGGGTGCACACCGGGGGCGAGAGGCTTATTTCAGGGCGTTGAGAAGTGCCGCGAGGCCAGTGAGGAAGGTGCCGAGAGCCGCAATGAGCACGGCCACTTCACCCCACTTCTCTGGCTTTTGCGGGCGCTTCGGTGTATCCTTACGATGTTTAGCCATAAGGAAGCACCTCCTTTTCACGCACCCGAGTTGCAATCGGGTGCGTGTTCGCATATCCCGTATTGCGCCTCTGTCCCCCGTTGTCATGCACCCCGTCCCATCGCTGGGACCTGTCTATTCTAGCGGATGTTCCAGGCAAGATGCGACCGAAGGCGTCTGGATTCAGCGCGGCCTGGACGGAACTTTTTTCAGTGAGTTCCCTTCTAGATACGGTGCCAAGAGTACTTTCAAACTGGCGACGGACTGGGTATCCGTGGTTTTGAGGCGCAGGAGCGGCAAGCCACCGCTGCGGAAAATCACGTCTTTGACCTGATCGCGGTACTGCTGGGCGGCCGCCTCATGGCTGGCCCCGTCCAGTTCAATGGCCACGACGGGCCGGAAGTCTTGCCGGGCGTCCACAATTACGAAATCCACGTGCTTGTCACGCAGGCGCCCCAGCGTTGCTTGATAGGCCGTACCCTTTTCTTTGATCAAGAACAAATCGTTCAGCCGCACATTGGGGAAGACTTGATACGAGCTGCCAGCCAGCGCTTGGATCAACAGGTCGTAGAGGGCCCGCTCGCTGCGGGCGAAGAAATACCGTTTGGCCTGAACGGGGAGGGTGGTGGGGACGATGCGGCCCCGGCCTGTGGGCTGGTTGAGCGTCGAGAGCCAACCTACCACCACAGCCACGATCAGGACGGCAGAAATCAAAAGCACGATGGACACCTGGCCAGGGTAGCGCGGTCCTGGTTCAGGCCAGTCACTGGCTGTGGTTGCTCACCTCTTGGGCCAGGGCGACGACCTTGTTGTAATGGTCTTCAACGCGGTAACCCAGATGGGCGGCACTCCGGGCGTGGTCACGCTGGGTGCTTCAATCAGCTCCAGTGGAATGAACTTCAGGTTCGCCGTAGTGCAGGTCTGAAGCACCCGCAGCCGCAGGGCATCGAGCGTGCTATAGGGGAACATCCGTTTGCTCTAGGTGTTGGCCAGCGTGTCGGGATAGAGATGGTGCAGCAGCGCAGCCGCTCTAGGACAGTGGCGGCCTGGCCAGTGAGTGGCGTGACCACGTCGTCGCGCAGGAGGGTCCGCTTATGGGAGTTAAAGGCGCGCTATTCCAGGCGCAGCAGAGAGGCGATCTCTAGCAAAGCGCAGAGGTCTAATAATCAATAGATTCGGGAATCTTTTTTAGAGTAACACCACCACCTCTACCCCCTTCCTCCCTCACGCCTCGGCATAAGCCAAGGCTAAGCCCCTCTAAGACATCACTGCCGTGTATAAGTCAGATAGTTCAGTAGTGGTCAATACGGGCTCTTGAAATAATCTCAACAGTAAGTTGCTCAATAGGAGTAGTGAGCCCAATCGTCTTGAAACACAGGCAGAAGCATAAGCGAAGGCAGACAAGAGAGGGAGTGGAAGCTATCATTCATCCATAAAAGATTCCCGAATCTACTATAGTTAAGCTATGTCACCGGACACTGAACGTCTCCAAAAAGCCCTCCTCGCTGCCGACATCGACCAGATCTTCCCACTCGTCAAAGATCACATCCGCATTCGCACAGACCATCTGCTCCGTTTACTGTCACCTTTTTTCACCGAGGCTCAAGCAACTGAGGTCCCGTTACACTTGGCCTCAACTGATCTCACCGAGCTCCTCAACCGTGTGGCCGCTGCCAACCGCAACGGCACCATGGCCCGCCCCAATACCGTTCGGGCCCGCCTAGGTGCCATGAGCGCCCTCTACACCTATCTCCTGTCTGTAGGGGTAATTGCCGCCCACCCCATGCAAAGCATTCAGCGGCCTCCCAAAGAGTTCGCTGACCTCCCTGCCACCCCACGCCACCAAGTCGAACGACTCCACACGTACACGCGCCAACAAGACGACCTAGCCCCACTCCACGCAGCCCTCGTCCTCATTGACGAACACGCCTTCAAAGTCACCGAACTCCTCACCCTGACCTGGGATCACCTCAATCTCACTGCATATGAGGTGGCCCGAGCAGCCGGCCGTGGTCCTCTGTCACAGCAGGCCAAAGACGCCCTGATGCCGCTGGTGATTCAGGCAGGGGGCCTCCTCACCGATGAAAGCCTGGGCCTTCAGGGCATTGACACCCGCCGGCGCCTCTTTCCATGGGGAACGGAAGTAGCATTGCGGGCTGAACTCATGCGGGCCTGCCGAGGAGCCAACGTGCCCTATAGCAGCCCGGGCGATCTGCGCCGAGCCAGTCTACGTGACCACCCACACACACCAGAGACCGCTGGCTACGCACCAGAGGATGGACAGCGACAACTTGAGCGTGCGACCCAACTAGCCAGAGCCGTTGCAGAGGGTCTAACCCCGAAAAACTAACTTTATGAGACCAGAGGTCCAAGTGAAAAAAATACATCTATCTGAAGACTGCTCTTAAACATCTCCTAAAATAAAATTTGCATATTCTAAAATTAGATTCTTAATACAAATTTCCATCGTTAATGCCTTAAGTAAGATATAAA
Above is a window of Deinococcus betulae DNA encoding:
- a CDS encoding DUF3892 domain-containing protein, which codes for MQKTNRRNAHERIQAIEGSTGAVGGGPWQLSSQAAIAGIENGAYTFHVYAGGHEVDVIIATRNNVKYLKTKNDGEQPDNLLSLPECSA
- a CDS encoding AfsR/SARP family transcriptional regulator — translated: MDVQVQALQWAQASGDRELEAYVHLALVTVHTAKGELQTARQHLAGLRLLGVNPHVEHLRDLRTAALAIQAGQGTSDVAAELATLGTTFEVGGRMREAAWTWLQAAEASLALAQPQAAEQALSRAVDARHAMHSGASLVPELRSLPRLLALLEDLPVDHYATALQADLRQAQVRPMRVHLQTLGTSVILVDGQPVALDYTRGMEILTFLLRRPRASAEDVITALFDQDPKRSRNYFHQVRYDLAEKIQGLTISASPKRTYEVKGDGVQLTWDVQMMAVALAERTEVGVHRALDLYAGPFLPRAEGEWVQGEREDMAWKLIQVGLELMEDWSRTQQYEKCVTLAGRLLEVDPFDESVNAFMIRAVHELGEHPARQAAVARLRRRFEAEMGELPPALLALQREPTSLN
- a CDS encoding DUF2726 domain-containing protein, with amino-acid sequence MSIVLLISAVLIVAVVVGWLSTLNQPTGRGRIVPTTLPVQAKRYFFARSERALYDLLIQALAGSSYQVFPNVRLNDLFLIKEKGTAYQATLGRLRDKHVDFVIVDARQDFRPVVAIELDGASHEAAAQQYRDQVKDVIFRSGGLPLLRLKTTDTQSVASLKVLLAPYLEGNSLKKVPSRPR